The following are encoded in a window of Gossypium raimondii isolate GPD5lz chromosome 13, ASM2569854v1, whole genome shotgun sequence genomic DNA:
- the LOC105783122 gene encoding D-3-phosphoglycerate dehydrogenase 1, chloroplastic, translating into MASLKTPTLKTPSFALSSKPRLPSAFSAAFPNTARFSRSYPQRRRFLIVTASSSSFSNKPTVLVAEKLGEAGLTLLQEFANVDCSYNLSPEELCTKISLCDALIVRSGTKVNREVFESSGGRLKVVGRAGVGIDNVDLSAATEHGCLVVNAPTANTVAAAEHGIALLAAMARNVAQADASVKAGKWQRNKYVGVSLVGKTLAVLGFGKVGSEVARRAKGLGMHVIAHDPYAPADRARAIGVELVSFDEAIATADFISLHMPLTPATNKMLNDETFAKMKKGVRIVNVARGGVIDEEALVRALDAGIVAQAALDVFSEEPPKQDSKLVQHERVTVTPHLGASTMEAQEGVAIEIAEAVVGALKGELAATAVNAPMVPAEVLTELKPYVELAEKLGRLAVQLVAGGSGVKTVKVSYASSRAPDDLDTRLLRAMITKGIIEPISSVFVNLVNADYTAKQRGLRITEERILLDGSPESPLESIQVQIANVESKFASAMSESGEIKVEGRVKDGIPHLTKVGSFEVDVSLEGSIILCRQVDQPGMIGTVGSILGEENVNVSFMSVGRVAPRKHAVMAIGVDDQPSKETLKRIGEVPAIEEFVFLKL; encoded by the exons ATGGCTTCTCTCAAAACCCCAACACTCAAAACCCCATCTTTTGCCCTTTCCTCTAAACCCCGCCTCCCTTCTGCCTTCTCCGCCGCCTTCCCCAACACCGCCCGCTTCTCACGCTCCTACCCTCAACGCCGCCGCTTCTTAATCGTAACCGCTTCCTCCTCCTCTTTCTCCAACAAGCCCACCGTCCTCGTCGCCGAGAAGCTTGGCGAGGCGGGTTTAACGCTGCTCCAGGAGTTCGCCAACGTGGACTGCTCTTACAACCTCTCCCCCGAAGAGCTCTGCACCAAGATCTCGCTTTGCGATGCCTTGATTGTGCGCAGTGGAACCAAAGTTAACCGAGAGGTCTTTGAATCTTCAGGCGGGAGATTGAAAGTCGTTGGGAGAGCCGGTGTTGGGATCGATAATGTGGATCTGTCTGCCGCCACCGAGCATGGTTGTTTGGTCGTCAATGCGCCTACTGCTAATACCGTTGCGGCGGCTGAACATGGTATCGCGCTCTTGGCTGCCATGGCTCGTAACGTCGCTCAGGCTGATGCTTCCGTCAAGGCTG GGAAATGGCAGAGGAACAAATATGTGGGTGTATCCCTTGTTGGGAAAACGCTTGCTGTTTTGGGTTTTGGAAAGGTTGGATCCGAAGTAGCTCGGAGAGCCAAGGGGCTTGGCATGCATGTTATTGCACACGATCCTTACGCCCCGGCTGATCGTGCTCGTGCCATAGGTGTAGAGTTGGTGAGCTTTGATGAGGCCATAGCGACCGCTGATTTCATCTCTCTACATATGCCTCTCACCCCTGCTACTAATAAGATGCTCAATGATGAGACATTTGCTAAGATGAAGAAAGGTGTTCGAATTGTCAATGTTGCTCGTGGGGGTGTGATTGATGAAGAGGCTCTTGTGAGGGCATTGGATGCTGGGATTGTAGCTCAGGCTGCTCTTGATGTTTTCAGCGAGGAGCCACCGAAACAGGACAGCAAGTTGGTGCAGCATGAGAGGGTTACTGTCACTCCACATCTTGGTGCTAGTACAATGGAGGCTCAG GAAGGAGTGGCTATTGAAATAGCAGAAGCTGTTGTTGGAGCCCTGAAAGGGGAACTTGCTGCGACTGCAGTCAATGCACCAATGGTTCCTGCTGAG GTTCTAACAGAGTTGAAACCATATGTTGAACTTGCTGAGAAACTTGGGAGGCTGGCTGTCCAATTGGTAGCTGGCGGAAGTGGTGTTAAAACTGTAAAAGTATCATATGCTTCCTCTAGAGCCCCAGATGACCTTGACACAAGGTTGCTCCGTGCAATGATCACAAAGGGCATAATCGAGCCTATTTCCAGTGTTTTTGTGAACTTGGTTAATGCTGATTACACTGCTAAACAAAGAGGACTGCGGATTACAGAGGAACGCATCCTTTTAGATGGTTCACCTGAGAGTCCACTGGAGTCCATCCAAGTGCAGATTGCGAATGTGGAATCAAAATTTGCCAGTGCCATGTCAGAGAGCGGTGAGATCAAGGTTGAAGGACGGGTGAAGGATGGAATTCCTCATTTGACAAAAGTAGGGTCATTTGAAGTGGATGTGAGCTTGGAAGGTAGCATTATACTTTGCAGACAGGTTGATCAGCCAGGCATGATCGGGACGGTCGGCAGCATTTTGGGCGAGGAGAATGTGAACGTGAGCTTCATGAGTGTTGGGAGGGTTGCTCCAAGGAAGCATGCAGTGATGGCCATTGGAGTCGACGACCAACCCAGCAAGGAAACTTTAAAGAGGATTGGTGAAGTCCCTGCCATTGAAGAGTTTGTTTTCCTCAAGTTGTAG
- the LOC105781085 gene encoding ADP-ribosylation factor 2 — translation MGASIAKIAKKLGFLPQCRIRIVMVGLDGSGKTTILYKLKLGDLLKTKPTIGFNVETIQYKSICFDVWDIGGESKIRPLWKHYFLNVQAIVFVVDSSDRERIPEARKELHWVLADKELENAAVLVLGNKQDLSDAMSSSEMADKLGLHSLGQRPWYIQKTSACSGYGLYEGLHWLSNNTSNLADSCSYNHFPNPFSRPHKIDLTLIDIENVILL, via the exons ATGGGGGCATCCATAGCTAAAATAGCCAAGAAGTTGGGGTTCCTTCCTCAGTGTAGAATAAGGATTGTGATGGTGGGTCTTGACGGTTCAGGCAAAACAACCATTCTTTATAAGCTCAAGCTTGGAGACCTGCTTAAAACCAAGCCCACTATTG GGTTTAACGTTGAGACCATACAGTATAAAAGTATATGCTTCGATGTGTGGGATATTGGAGGAGAAAGCAAG ATTCGGCCATTGTGGAAACATTACTTCTTGAACGTCCAGGCTATTGTGTTTGTGGTGGATAGCAGCGATAGAGAAAGAATCCCAGAAGCTCGGAAAGAGCTCCATTGGGTTTTGGCTGAT AAGGAACTGGAGAATGCTGCAGTGTTAGTGTTGGGCAATAAGCAAGATCTGTCAGACGCCATGTCCTCCTCTGAGATGGCTGATAAACTTGGTTTACACAGTCTTGGTCAGCGGCCCTG GTATATCCAGAAAACTTCAGCTTGCAGTGGTTATGGACTATATGAAGGCCTGCATTGGCTATCCAACAATACCTCAAACCTTGCAGATTCATGCTCATATAATCACTTTCCTAATCCCTTTTCTCGCCCacataaaattgatttaacgCTCATTGACATTGAAAACGTAATATTACTTTGA
- the LOC105783954 gene encoding LRR receptor-like serine/threonine-protein kinase GHR1, producing the protein MENKNYTSSEKQSPVAMFNTLCYLLLLLLLHFSLSQGLTFPQDISALKAFKASIKPTSIPSWSCLASWDFAAADPCALPRRTHFTCGIICSIDSTRVTQITLDPAGYSGQLTPLLSQLTQLTILDLSDNSFFGSIPSSISSLRSLQTLILKSNSFSGSIPDSVTTLKSLESLDISHNSLSGPLPKTLNLLSGLRRLDLSYNQLTGFLPKLPYNLLELALKGNSLSGYISNSSFDGLTQLEVVELSENSFTGTLGVWFFLLPALQQADLANNSLTRVEISKPSGGNSDLVAIDLGFNHIEGNAPTDFANYPQLSSLTLRYNRLRGAIPLEYSKKKSLRRLFLDGNFLIGRPPSDFFGGDTWVSGSLGNNCLVGCPGSSQLCSPSQKPYEVCKQAYGRKPMA; encoded by the coding sequence atggaaaacaaaaattacacaTCAAGTGAAAAGCAAAGCCCTGTCGCCATGTTCAACACCCTCtgttatcttcttcttcttcttcttctccactTTTCTCTATCTCAGGGCCTGACTTTCCCGCAGGATATTTCAGCTCTTAAAGCCTTCAAGGCCTCTATCAAGCCAACCTCAATCCCTTCATGGTCATGTCTCGCTTCATGGGACTTCGCCGCCGCCGACCCTTGCGCTCTCCCTCGCCGCACTCACTTCACCTGCGGCATTATTTGCTCCATTGACTCAACTCGTGTCACCCAAATCACCCTTGATCCTGCTGGTTACTCCGGCCAACTCACCCCTCTCCTTTCCCAACTCACCCAACTCACTATTCTTGATCTCTCTGATAACAGCTTCTTCGGGTCTATACCTTCTTCCATTTCTTCCCTACGTAGTCTCCAAACTCTGATTCTCAAGTCCAACTCCTTCTCCGGGTCAATCCCTGACTCTGTTACCACCCTGAAATCACTTGAATCCTTGGACATTTCTCATAATTCACTTTCCGGACCTTTGCCCAAAACCCTCAACTTGCTTTCTGGTTTGAGGAGACTCGATCTCAGTTACAACCAACTCACCGGTTTTCTACCTAAACTGCCTTACAACTTATTGGAGCTTGCTTTAAAGGGTAATTCTTTATCCGGGTACATCTCGAATTCCTCTTTCGATGGGTTAACTCAGCTGGAAGTCGTTGAACTCAGTGAAAACTCGTTCACCGGCACACTCGGAGTCTGGTTCTTTCTCTTACCGGCATTACAACAGGCAGATTTAGCCAACAACAGCTTAACACGTGTGGAGATCTCGAAGCCATCCGGCGGTAACAGCGACCTTGTGGCCATCGATCTCGGGTTCAACCACATCGAGGGAAACGCCCCCACCGACTTCGCCAACTACCCACAGCTGTCCTCTTTGACGTTGCGTTACAACCGCTTACGTGGCGCCATCCCATTGGAGTACAGCAAGAAGAAGTCGTTGCGACGGTTGTTTCTGGACGGGAATTTCTTGATCGGAAGACCACCGTCGGATTTCTTCGGCGGCGACACGTGGGTTTCCGGTAGCTTGGGGAACAATTGTCTAGTGGGATGTCCAGGATCTTCGCAGCTGTGCAGTCCTTCGCAGAAACCTTACGAAGTTTGCAAGCAAGCTTATGGTCGGAAACCGATGGCTTAA
- the LOC105782718 gene encoding cyclase-like protein 2, with protein MTPLHFFLLLLLSSAALISAAAATTAYPSIPGTDSTTDCGLSGGDENPVPIRREVYGNGKIFDISHRYTVDMPSWESKDGVGQFLWLPKSMKNGSLANNSEMKLPTHTGTHLDAPGHVIDRYFDAGFDVDTLDLEVLNGPALLIDVPRDKNITAEVMESLKIPKGVRRVLFRTLNTDRRLMFKKEFDTSYVGFMKDGAEWLVKHTDIKFIGIDYLSVAAFDDLIPSHIVFLEGRDIILVEGLKLDDVQPGIYSVHCLPLRLLGAEGSPTRCILIK; from the exons ATGACTCCCCTCCacttcttcctcctcctcctcctttcGTCAGCTGCTTTAATCTCCGCCGCCGCCGCCACCACCGCATATCCTTCCATCCCTGGCACCGATTCCACAACTGATTGTGGCCTATCCGGAGGAGACGAGAATCCAGTTCCCATCCGTCGCGAAGTCTACGGTAACGGCAAGATATTCGACATCAGCCATAGGTACACCGTCGACATGCCGTCTTGGGAATCCAAGGACGGCGTAGGACAGTTCCTATGGTTGCCTAAAAGCATGAAGAACGGTTCCCTCGCTAATAATTCGGAGATGAAACTCCCAACTCACACCGGCACCCACCTTGACGCTCCCGGACACGTCATCGATCGGTACTTCGATGCCGGCTTCGATGTCGATACCCTAGATTTGGAAGTACTTAATG GTCCTGCCCTGTTGATAGATGTTCCAAGGGATAAAAACATTACTG CTGAGGTTATGGAGTCTTTGAAAATACCAAAGGGAGTACGTAGAGTTCTTTTCAGAACATTAAATACTGACAG GCGGCTAATGTTCAAGAAAGAGTTTGATACAAGCTACGTTGGATTTATGAAGGATGGAGCAGAGTGGTTGGTTAAACACACTGACATCAAATTTATTG GAATTGATTACTTATCTGTTGCTGCCTTTGATGATTTGATTCCATCTCATATAGTTTTCCTAGAAGGCCGG GATATCATTCTTGTGGAAGGTTTAAAACTCGATGATGTTCAACCTGGAATATATTCAGTCCATTGCTTACCATTAAGATTGCTTGGTGCTGAAGGATCACCAACTAGATGCATTCTCATCAAATGA